Within the Hypericibacter adhaerens genome, the region AACCCGACCTTCACCGTCGGCTACCAGATCGCCGAGGTGCTGACGCAGCATCGCGGCCTGGACCGGGCCGCGGCGCTGGCCGAGGCGGCGCGGCTCCTGACCCAGGTCGGGGTCGGCGCCGCCGAGCGGCGCCTGGCGCAATATCCCCACCAGCTCTCGGGGGGCCTGCGCCAGCGCGTGATGATCGCGATGGCGATCGCCTGCGGGCCCAAGCTCCTCATCGCCGACGAGCCGACGACCGCGCTCGACGTCACCATCCAGGCGCAGATCCTCGATCTGCTGCGCCACCTGCGGGAAAAATCGAGCATGGCGCTGCTGCTGATCACGCACGACCTGGGCGTGGTCTCGGAGCTCTGCGACCGCGTCATCGTCATGTATGCGGGCCGGATCGTGGAGGAGGCGCCCGCGCGCGCCCTTTTCGCGCACGCGCGCCATCCCTATACGGCCGGTCTCCTCGCCTCGCGCCCGAAGCTGGGCGAGACCGCGGCGCGGCTGCCGACCATTCCCGGCAGCGTGCCGCCGCCGCACAAGCGCGGGCTCGGCTGCAGCTTCGCCGATCGCTGTGCCCGCGCGCAAAGCCGCTGCCGGGCCGAGACCCCGGCCCTCGCGGCGATGGCAAGCCGGCATCGCGCCGCCTGCTTCAATCCCGTGCCCGGCTCCCCATGACGAGCGCGGCCGCTCCCCTCGCCCGCCTGCAAGGCCTGGCGCCGCTGCTCGAGCTCGACGGCGTGGTGAAACATTTCAGGGCGCGCGACGGCAAGGGCTCGGTGCGCGCGGTGGACGGCGTCTCGCTGTCGCTCCAGCCGGGCGAGACGCTCGGCATCGTCGGGGAATCGGGCTCCGGCAAATCGACGCTGGGCCGGCTCATGCTGCACCTCCACGAGCCCGATGCGGGGCGGGTGCTGTTCCAGGGCGAGGACCTGACGACGCTGGCCCCGCGCGCCTTGCGCGCGCGCCGGCGCGAGATGCAGCTCATCTTCCAGGATCCCTATGCCTCGCTCGATCCGCGCTTCACGGTCGGCGCCAGCATCGCCGAGCCCCTCGTCATCCACCGGATCGGCGACAGCGCCTCGCGGCGGCGCAAGGTCGAGGAGCTCCTGACCCTGGTCGGGCTCGAGCCCGATGCCGCGCGGCGCTATCCGCACGAGTTCTCGGGCGGCCAGCGCCAGCGCATCGGCATCG harbors:
- a CDS encoding ABC transporter ATP-binding protein, whose amino-acid sequence is MNEAAPPLLSVEGLTIAFRSEAGPARVVDGISLSIGAGEAVGLVGESGCGKSVTAMSVMRLLPTPPAVIEAGHVRFEGQDLLALPEARMRALRGDRIGMIFQEPMTSLNPTFTVGYQIAEVLTQHRGLDRAAALAEAARLLTQVGVGAAERRLAQYPHQLSGGLRQRVMIAMAIACGPKLLIADEPTTALDVTIQAQILDLLRHLREKSSMALLLITHDLGVVSELCDRVIVMYAGRIVEEAPARALFAHARHPYTAGLLASRPKLGETAARLPTIPGSVPPPHKRGLGCSFADRCARAQSRCRAETPALAAMASRHRAACFNPVPGSP
- a CDS encoding ABC transporter ATP-binding protein, producing MTSAAAPLARLQGLAPLLELDGVVKHFRARDGKGSVRAVDGVSLSLQPGETLGIVGESGSGKSTLGRLMLHLHEPDAGRVLFQGEDLTTLAPRALRARRREMQLIFQDPYASLDPRFTVGASIAEPLVIHRIGDSASRRRKVEELLTLVGLEPDAARRYPHEFSGGQRQRIGIARAIALEPKLVVADEPVSALDVSIQSQVLNLLAELKARLRLAYVFISHDLAVVEHISDRVAVMYLGRVVELAERRRLYREPAHPYTEALISAIPEPDADRRRQRIILTGDVPNPEAPPPGCPFHPRCPKVFDRCRVERPATTNVGPPGDPHLVDCHLHGPRA